In the genome of Sardina pilchardus chromosome 14, fSarPil1.1, whole genome shotgun sequence, one region contains:
- the LOC134101281 gene encoding macrophage mannose receptor 1-like: protein MRGAFLLLATSCALLSTAWCECENGWRPYDNRCYFFSPSTLSWNDAREDCETNKNGNLMSITSLAERDWARTQVGGNIYWIGLNDIVEEGVWEWTDGSVWNPILAYWRSGQPDNWQGDEHCGQLDTTGRWNDEGCGIRRRYICKRENPNPAVVCDEVNGWHLYGSNCYKIRFDLRKSWLAARTDCIAQGGDLVSIASAEEEQYVTSRLDTNHFDIWIGYSTLACNTLSCQVQPDSTTFTWTDAKSSAYTNWAVNQPDQSDKANGLCTAVMKAVGENFGKWKTHVCRYERPYMCKRGLNTICPPGWLSFAGNCYWVVNNPNLLTTWNDAFVKCNTMGANLVTIKNEQEQFYINAQLPDFHQVEIPDIWIGLSDKDQDNNFQWVDKTSFEYSNWRSGYPTNTASMWDCGQIYTGNYNGKWETTSCNKRLGYICKMAGGQNVKPTPAPESHCDQGYLLNGDFCYHFESDDVKPWNDAEQYCVGQGGHLASVHNQEQMSFIMAHMARTSWVGLNDIQTENTYVWTDGSVLDFVPWEQHQPDNWHNEDCVIIRGVEHHNPGTINDQDCSHSYPFICMKGKGQGPPPVPPTTGPGWNEKCGNWLSDPFNDYCYLVNSLSMRTWRDARADCVNQGGDLVSITEPFEQGFVHSIVTQIPSGIGLWMGGHDSVTEGGWEWSDGSPFRYINWNPGNPDDYYGEDCLDILISNGLWNDDNCDNDRGYICKRRGNTPEPPPPHDGFYTGLACQDSSLVLHCPHNSVIDIQSAFYGRKSDKVCPFEEGSTGSCTVEGILPIARQYCDNRAFCFLRGVADPDPCPSISKYLEVVYSCIDNVCLRGLGVEDGNVTDAMLSASSSMSGKGPAQARLNGASCWMPSSSSNSWIQVDLGASKKITGVVVQGCPTADFWVTTFKVQTSIDGTQWHDYTEDGGQYPGSVDNTTPETQLLGKPVSVRYIRVLPVAWNGQAGLRLDILGCVSDYAINCDSTIWLHCPAGCARQPYNVYGTVTYRGDSTICAAAIHAGVILNENGGDFTLIKTPGQSFYAGSDRNGITSKQFDGNYGVSYTFADGELRCSGPDWYEFGEFCYKPFGDKKTWQGARDACGKEGAELVSIASLAEQSWLESYLYQADTDVWIGLNDLVFPGYFAWADSFEVTFTYWAPGEPNNHMGFNEDCVEMYHQTGRWNDVGCSELNTYICKKPKAHYPLPSVPPTIYGCPPGWGAYAYGCYWFEEGPKRRDEAKAFCEANQATLVHIMDVYEQAHFTAFLGQYTGDWWMGLKGLGGSIGVDYYWDNGLPLSFTNWDREQPDNGQGYCVTMTTAPIAGFWKNEDCTETRPFICEKGRNGLSPPTRAPTPPPVGGCADGWTGQPHFRNCYRLFTVDYSNKKSWQAAREDCVARGADLISIHTGDEEGFLAAFTKGRTTWIGLKHNALDGGYQWSDGSAVTHTNWGFGEPNNHEGREECVEMITTNNGTSFWNDINCDAHQDWICMIAKGKTPILPPVPPSPVPAPDCGTNPGWRKNKGICYLFNDTDTVDFHTAMVRCYAEKARLVSILDEDEQSYVVTMVGTSQLASAWIGMHMFGIASGQYAWVDGSPVTYVHWGPGEPNNANGEEQCVQMNRYPGSWNDVNCGRDIAGYVCKKFPGDSHTPAPPTPAWDGNCPEGWMLIGSKCYLVKGPDRNNQNNFKSNWTTARKWCKDNGGDLAIIDSHYENDFVASYLRDLVKPVWIGLTDSLHEGGFAWSDGVSPVRYTNWADKEPNNHNGKEHCAAMMHTHHQAGRWNDDSCTQEYGWVCSQKKSSGLPPAKNPCKEGYISWFSNCYKLQFEPKTWEAAQVACQEDGGNLASVDMSYDQAFISGAVLQGRTDAWIGLRKKADSDSYTWSDGWPVFFTHWGPGEPTNIKGEGCVAIHSPVGYFYGTWNDTACDVAKPYVCKISSDKPPPTPAPGDGKCLPGWRKYGRYCYLVYDAQTGFSWSESRRFCQDASADLASMHSRADIEFIRQWNYTKYHHLWIGLTRDSSYGWAWTDKTSVGYVNWAPGEPNAIIHDGELAREDCVEMYHDGRWNDNNCGLKRGFICRHRQYYFTDDNGGIIVPTDPPSPLSDAGVIAGAIIGAIIFVALIGGLLYYAFNVRGVKLNSISFPSFPSFPNRDKSDVDVPTFSNPNFGGGESET, encoded by the exons GATTGGGCCCGCACTCAGGTGGGAGGAAATATTTACTGGATTGGTCTGAATGACATTGTTGAGGAAGGTGTTTGGGAGTGGACGGATGGCTCTGTGTGGAACCCCATTCTGGC GTACTGGCGGTCTGGCCAGCCTGATAATTGGCAGGGCGATGAGCACTGTGGACAGCTGGACACCACTGGCCGGTGGAACGACGAGGGTTGTGGAATCAGGCGGCGGTACATTTGCAAACGTGAAAATC CTAACCCTGCTGTCGTGTGTGATGAGGTTAACGGCTGGCATCTGTACGGGTCCAACTGCTACAAGAtacgctttgacctgaggaagAGCTGGCTAGCAGCACGCACTGACTGCATAGCTCAAGGTGGGGACCTGGTGTCCATCGCTTCTGCAGAAGAGGAGCAGTATGTCACTAGCCGTCTGGATACCAACCACTTTGACATCTGGATTGGCTACTCCACATTG GCCTGCAATACCCTCTCCTGCCAAGTCCAGCCTGACAGCACTACATTCACCTGGACAGACGCCAAGAGCAGCGCATACACCAACTGGGCAGTCAATCAGCCAGACCAAAG CGATAAAGCAAATGGACTGTGCACAGCGGTCATGAAGGCAGTTGGAGAAAATTTCGGCAAATGGAAGACCCACGTGTGCCGTTATGAGCGACCATACATGTGCAAGCGTGGACTGAACA CCATTTGCCCTCCTGGGTGGCTCAGCTTCGCCGGGAACTGCTACTGGGTCGTCAACAACCCCAATCTGCTAACCACCTGGAACGATGCCTTCGTCAAGTGCAATACTATGGGGGCCAACCTGGTCACCATTAAGAA TGAACAGGAACAGTTCTACATTAATGCCCAGCTCCCCGATTTTCACCAAGTGGAGATTCCTGATATCTGGATTGGCCTCTCAG ATAAGGACCAGGATAACAATTTCCAGTGGGTTGATAAGACCTCATTTGAATACTCAAATTGGAGGAGTGGTTACCCTACAAACACAGCAAGCATGTGGGACTGCGGTCAGATCTACACAG GAAATTACAATGGCAAATGGGAGACCACAAGCTGCAATAAGAGACTCGGTTACATCTGTAAAATGGCTGGTGGCCAAAACGTCAAACCCACGCCAGCTCCAG aGTCCCACTGTGACCAGGGCTACTTGCTTAATGGGGACTTCTGCTACCACTTTGAGTCCGATGACGTCAAGCCCTGGAATGACGCAGAACAGTACTGCGTCGGGCAGGGCGGTCACCTGGCCAGCGTCCACAATCAAGAGCAGATGAGCTTCATCATGG CACACATGGCACGGACCTCATGGGTCGGCCTAAATGACATCCAGACTGAGAACACTTACGTCTGGACTGATGGCAGCGTGCTG GATTTCGTTCCCTGGGAGCAACATCAACCAGACAACTGGCATAACGAAGACTGCGTCATCATTCGTGGCGTGGAGCACCACAACCCTGGCACAATCAACGATCAAGACTGCTCCCACTCGTACCCTTTCATTTGCATGAAAG GCAAAGGCCAGGGCCCACCACCTGTCCCCCCAACCACAGGTCCAG GCTGGAATGAGAAGTGCGGCAACTGGCTATCCGATCCCTTCAACGACTACTGCTACCTCGTCAACTCCCTGTCCATGAGGACCTGGAGGGACGCCAGGGCCGACTGTGTCAACCAGGGGGGCGACCTAGTCAGCATCACCGAGCCCTTTGAGCAGGGCTTCGTCCATT CTATAGTTACACAGATCCCATCTGGCATTGGTCTGTGGATGGGAGGCCACGACTCTGTGACTGAGGGGGGCTGGGAGTGGAGCGATGGCTCCCCTTTCCGCTACATCAACTGGAACCCAG gaAATCCTGATGATTATTATGGAGAGGACTGCCTCGATATTCTGATCAGTAATGGCCTCTGGAATGATGATAATTGTGACAATGACAGAGGTTATATTTGCAAACGAAGAG GAAACACTCCAGAGCCCCCTCCACCTCATGATG GATTCTACACGGGTCTCGCCTGCCAGGACTCCAGCCTTGTGCTCCACTGCCCACATAACAGCGTCATCGACATACAATCAGCTTTCTATGGCCGCAAAAGTGATAAGGTCTGCCCTTTCGAGGAGGGATCCACAG GGTCTTGCACTGTGGAGGGCATTCTGCCCATAGCCAGGCAATACTGTGACAACAGAGCCTTCTGTTTCCTGAGGGGAGTCGCAGATCCGGACCCCTGCCCATCAATCTCCAAATACCTAGAGGTGGTGTACAGCTGCATAGATAACG tgtgtttgagagggCTGGGCGTGGAGGATGGGAATGTGACCGACGCCATGctctcggcctcctcctccatgaGTGGCAAAGGTCCAGCCCAGGCTCGGCTCAACGGCGCCTCCTGCTGGATGCCCTCTTCTTCCT CTAATTCTTGGATCCAGGTGGACTTGGGTGCTTCAAAGAAGATCACAGGGGTAGTGGTCCAGGGGTGCCCTACTGCAGATTTCTGGGTCACCACATTCAAAGTCCAGACCAGCATAGATGGGACTCAGTGGCATGACTACACAGAGGATGGAGGG CAGTATCCAGGCTCTGTAGACAACACCACTCCTGAGACACAGCTCCTGGGGAAACCTGTGTCCGTGCGCTACATCCGTGTCCTGCCAGTGGCCTGGAATGGACAGGCGGGACTGCGGCTTGACATCCTAGGCTGCGTCTCTGACT ATGCCATAAACTGTGACTCAACAATATG GTTACACTGTCCAGCTGGATGTGCTCGGCAGCCATACAATGTGTACGGAACCGTGACATACAGGGGT GACTCTACCATCTGTGCTGCTGCCATTCATGCTGGAGTGATTCTGAATGAGAATGGAGGAGACTTCACTCTCATTAAAACTCCAGGCCAGTCCTTCTACGCTGGCTCTGATAGAAATGGCATCACCTCCAAACA ATTCGACGGAAACTACGGTGTTTCTTACACGTTTGCAGATGGAG AACTGCGGTGCTCAGGCCCTGACTGGTATGAGTTTGGGGAGTTCTGCTACAAGCCATTTGGTGACAAGAAGACGTGGCAAGGTGCACGAGACGCATGTGGGAAGGAGGGAGCCGAACTCGTGTCCATCGCCTCATTGGCCGAGCAGAGTTGGCTGGAGAGCTACCTCTACCAGG CTGACACTGATGTGTGGATCGGCTTGAATGACCTGGTCTTCCCCGGTTATTTTGCCTGGGCAGACAGCTTCGAGGTCACCTTCACCTACTGGGCACCTGGCGAGCCCAACAATCACATGGGCTTCAATGAGGATTGTGTAGAAATGTACCATCAG ACGGGAAGGTGGAATGACGTCGGCTGTAGTGAACTCAACACCTACATTTGCAAGAAACCCAAAGCACACTATCCTCTACCCTCCGTCCCACCCACCATCTATGGATGTCCACCG GGCTGGGGTGCGTACGCCTATGGCTGCTATTGGTTTGAGGAGGGCCCAAAGAGGCGGGACGAGGCCAAAGCCTTCTGTGAGGCAAACCAGGCCACGCTGGTTCACATCATGGACGT CTATGAGCAAGCCCACTTCACAGCATTCCTGGGGCAGTACACTGGGGACTGGTGGATGGGCCTGAAGGGACTGGGTGGCTCTATAGGGGTCGACTACTACTGGGACAACGGACTCCCACTCTCCTTCACCAACTGGGACAGGGAACAGCCAG ATAATGGGCAAGGGTATTGTGTCACCATGACGACGGCTCCCATCGCCGGGTTCTGGAAAAACGAGGATTGCACAGAAACCCGCCCCTTCATCTGTGAGAAGGGGAGGAACGGCCTGTCTCCCCCAACAcgagcccccaccccccctcctgtcGGCGGCTGCGCGGACGGCTGGACGGGTCAACCCCACTTCAGGAACTGCTACAGG ctCTTCACAGTGGACTACTCCAACAAGAAGAGCTGGCAGGCAGCACGCGAGGACTGTGTGGCGCGGGGGGCTGACCTGATCAGCATCCACACTGGCGACGAGGAGGGCTTCCTGGCGGCCTTCACCAAGGGCAGGACCACGTGGATCGGCCTGAAGCACAACGCCTTGGACggag GTTACCAGTGGAGTGATGGCTCGGCCGTGACTCACACTAACTGGGGCTTTGGGGAGCCCAACAACCACGAGGGGCGTGAGGAGTGCGTGGAGATGATCACCACCAACAACGGCACCTCCTTCTGGAACGACATCAACTGCGACGCTCACCAGGACTGGATATGCATGATCGCCAAGGGCAAGACCCCCATTTTGCCTCCAGTGCCCCCTTCACCTGTCCCAG CTCCTGATTGTGGCACAAACCCTGGATGGAGAAAGAACAAAGGGATCTGCTACCTCTTCAATGACACTGACACCGTGGACTTCCACACGGCAATGGTCCGTTGCTATGCTGAGAAAGCCCGGCTGGTCTCCATCCTAGATGAGGACGAGCAATCATATGTGGTCACCATG GTGGGAACAAGTCAACTGGCCAGTGCTTGGATCGGCATGCATATGTTTGGAATAGCAAGCGGACAGTATGC GTGGGTGGATGGGTCACCTGTGACGTATGTCCACTGGGGCCCAGGTGAACCCAACAATGCCAACGGGGAGGAGCAGTGTGTGCAGATGAATAGATACCCCG GCTCGTGGAATGATGTGAACTGTGGCCGAGACATAGCTGGCTACGTATGTAAGAAGTTCCCGGGCGATAGCCACACCCCTGCCCCACCCACCCCAGCCTGGGACGGAAACTGCCCAGAAG GGTGGATGCTGATTGGAAGCAAGTGCTACCTGGTCAAGGGTCCTGATCGGAACAACCAGAATAACTTCAAATCCAACTGGACCACAGCTCGGAAGTGGTGCAAAGATAATGGGGGAGACCTGGCTATCATCGACTCGCATTATGAAAATG ATTTTGTGGCCAGTTACCTGCGGGACCTGGTGAAGCCCGTGTGGATCGGTCTGACCGATAGCCTTCACGAGGGCGGGTTTGCCTGGTCTGATGGAGTCAGCCCCGTGCGCTACACCAACTGGGCGGACAAGGAGCCCAACAACCACAATGGCAAG GAGCACTGTGCGGCCATGATGCACACCCACCATCAGGCAGGCCGCTGGAACGACGATTCGTGTACTCAGGAGTATGGCTGGGTCTGCTCCCAGAAAAAAT CGAGTGGCCTCCCTCCAGCTAAAAACCCGTGTAAAGAAGGCTACATCTCCTGGTTTAGTAACTGCTACAAGCTGCAGTTCGAGCCCAAGACCTGGGAGGCTGCACAGGTGGCCTGccaggaggatggagggaacCTGGCCAGCGTGGACATGAGCTATGACCAGGCCTTCATCTCTGGAGCCGTGCTGCAGGGAAGGACGGACGCCTGGATTGGGCTCAGGAAAAAA GCGGACAGTGATTCCTACACTTGGTCCGACGGCTGGCCTGTGTTCTTCACCCACTGGGGTCCTGGAGAGCCGACCAATATCAAAGGAGAGGGCTGTGTGGCCATACACTCCCCAGTTGGGTACTTCTACGGCACTTGGAACGACACGGCCTGTGACGTTGCCAAGCCCTACGTCTGCAAGATCTCCTCAG ACAAGCCACCCCCAACTCCTGCACCAGGAGATGGGAAGTGTCTGCCTGGCTGGAGGAAATATGGACGCTACTGCTACCTTGTGTACGATGCTCAGACGGGCTTCTCCTGGTCCGAGTCGAGGCGCTTCTGCCAAGATGCCTCAGCCGATCTGGCCTCCATGCACAGCCGAGCCGATATAGAGTTCATCCGGCAGTGGAACTACACGAAGTACCATCACCTCTGGATCGGCCTCACCAGGGACAGCTCCT ACGGTTGGGCCTGGACTGA